A region from the Gemmatimonadaceae bacterium genome encodes:
- a CDS encoding DUF1622 domain-containing protein, with the protein MRHRVRAERPAVSACMDVYHALLSGVDAFAEWTRLGLETLGIATIAIGAGAVVVRIARQTHTQRHLSFTETRFILARYLALALEFQLAADVLETAILPEWTKIGQLAAIAAIRTALNYFLSKELGEEKRELASPAS; encoded by the coding sequence ATGCGCCATCGCGTTCGAGCCGAAAGGCCGGCAGTCTCCGCGTGTATGGATGTTTACCACGCGCTCCTGAGCGGCGTCGACGCGTTCGCCGAGTGGACTCGCCTTGGGCTGGAAACGCTGGGGATCGCGACGATCGCCATCGGCGCGGGGGCGGTCGTCGTGCGCATCGCGCGGCAGACGCATACGCAGCGGCACCTGAGCTTCACCGAGACGCGGTTCATCCTCGCGCGGTATCTCGCGCTCGCACTGGAATTCCAGCTCGCCGCCGACGTGCTCGAGACCGCGATCCTGCCCGAGTGGACGAAGATCGGGCAGCTGGCCGCGATCGCCGCGATTCGGACCGCGCTCAACTACTTCCTGTCGAAGGAACTGGGAGAAGAGAAGCGGGAACTCGCGTCGCCTGCATCGTAG
- a CDS encoding formylglycine-generating enzyme family protein yields MSLPNVDTIMSAGAPAVHEPSTVPQAPSPPGDAPSPDMVWIPGGTFDMGSDRHYPEERPVHRVAVDGFWMDRSPVTNARFARFCAETHHTTFAELPPNARDYPGAPPEQLKPGSLVFVRPKHPVHLNDISNWWRFVHFADWRHPQGPGSSNAGLDEHPVVHVAYSDAEAFAKWEGKALPTEAEWEFAARGGLEGATYAWGDELMPHGRPMANTWQGRFPHENTLVDGWEGTSPVGAFPPNGFGLYDMIGNVWEWTCDWYRTSHADPHKTDCCTPHNPRGGTMLDSMDRSQPGTWIPRKVLKGGSHLCSPNYCQRYRPAARFPEPIDTSTTHLGFRCIVRPTR; encoded by the coding sequence ATGTCGCTTCCGAACGTAGACACGATCATGTCAGCAGGCGCGCCGGCCGTTCACGAGCCGAGCACGGTTCCGCAGGCGCCTTCCCCCCCGGGCGACGCGCCGTCGCCCGACATGGTGTGGATCCCCGGCGGCACATTCGACATGGGCTCCGATCGCCACTATCCCGAAGAGCGCCCCGTCCACCGCGTGGCGGTGGACGGATTCTGGATGGATCGGTCACCGGTGACGAACGCGCGCTTCGCGCGCTTCTGCGCGGAAACCCATCACACGACATTCGCTGAACTGCCACCGAACGCGCGGGACTATCCGGGGGCGCCGCCCGAGCAGTTGAAGCCCGGTTCGCTCGTGTTCGTGCGGCCGAAGCATCCGGTGCACCTCAACGACATCTCCAACTGGTGGCGATTCGTCCACTTCGCGGACTGGCGTCACCCGCAAGGACCGGGGAGCAGCAACGCCGGTCTCGACGAGCATCCGGTCGTCCACGTGGCGTACAGCGACGCGGAAGCGTTCGCGAAATGGGAAGGGAAAGCGCTGCCGACCGAGGCCGAATGGGAGTTCGCGGCGCGCGGCGGCCTCGAGGGAGCCACGTATGCGTGGGGTGACGAGCTCATGCCGCACGGCCGTCCGATGGCCAACACGTGGCAAGGACGATTTCCGCATGAGAATACTCTCGTGGACGGATGGGAAGGGACGTCGCCCGTGGGCGCGTTTCCGCCGAACGGCTTCGGGCTGTACGACATGATCGGCAACGTGTGGGAATGGACCTGCGACTGGTATCGCACGTCGCACGCGGACCCGCACAAGACGGATTGCTGCACGCCACACAATCCGCGCGGCGGCACCATGCTCGACAGCATGGATCGCTCGCAGCCGGGCACGTGGATTCCTCGCAAGGTGCTGAAGGGCGGGTCGCATCTCTGCTCGCCGAACTATTGCCAACGCTATCGGCCCGCGGCGCGTTTCCCGGAGCCGATCGACACGTCGACCACGCACCTCGGGTTCCGCTGCATCGTACGGCCGACACGCTGA
- a CDS encoding alpha/beta hydrolase, producing MMSCGKKNLVAACALLAGVVFAGHSVANAQSSKSSGEPPKFVELPCNSVFGPPPTGGITMRCGTVTVPQNRARPKDSHLVPVVLPVVVYSMAGAHGNPVVFLPGGPGESSIDAAQRVLLETPAGQTLLRDHPIIAFDHRGYSSVPDRASPDLGTVVFEPRARRALAVKPLNDSLTRRARELRAHGVDPANFTTLPAVEDIADVAHALGLNKVIMLGASYGSRESLHFMRRHPDMVEASILDGIAPPSATQILDSTYVATAGRAIAAQVINECRSDSVCVAQYGDLAKWVAKLTDGGGALRRTAQFGASDPWHTIEVAGAAVLSVLGVASSDEGMRASVPRIITELAQDDTLHDEFALRVFLAAAIDPSLQTASRQTAPLIYYIDLCGDRPQGEPKAGTRMLCDALGVPFSGPEAINPVSSDIPTLLISSGYDAQTPAALADEAAKTLSHARRAHFANAGHVAFARPLAMACAALIMDAFLRDPNADPPTSCIGRVTPAFLPPIDSRPLKSP from the coding sequence ATGATGTCGTGCGGAAAGAAGAACCTTGTTGCCGCGTGTGCTCTGCTCGCGGGAGTCGTGTTCGCCGGCCACAGCGTCGCGAACGCACAGAGCTCGAAGTCCTCCGGCGAACCACCGAAATTCGTCGAGCTCCCCTGCAACTCGGTCTTCGGCCCGCCGCCGACGGGCGGCATCACGATGCGCTGCGGCACGGTGACCGTTCCGCAGAATCGCGCTCGGCCGAAAGACTCGCATCTGGTCCCCGTCGTGCTCCCGGTCGTCGTCTATTCGATGGCGGGCGCGCACGGCAACCCGGTGGTCTTCCTCCCCGGTGGACCCGGCGAGTCGTCGATCGACGCGGCGCAGCGCGTCCTGCTCGAGACGCCGGCCGGCCAGACGCTGCTGCGCGACCATCCCATCATCGCCTTCGACCACCGCGGCTACTCGTCCGTCCCCGACCGCGCCTCGCCTGACCTCGGCACGGTCGTGTTCGAGCCGCGCGCGAGGCGCGCGCTCGCCGTCAAACCGCTCAACGACTCGCTCACGCGACGAGCACGCGAGCTCCGCGCGCACGGCGTCGATCCGGCGAACTTCACCACGCTGCCGGCGGTCGAGGACATCGCCGACGTCGCGCACGCGCTCGGCTTGAACAAGGTCATCATGTTGGGCGCGTCGTACGGCAGCCGCGAATCGCTGCACTTCATGCGGCGTCATCCGGACATGGTGGAAGCGTCGATCCTCGACGGCATCGCGCCCCCGAGCGCGACGCAGATTCTCGACTCCACGTACGTCGCCACCGCCGGGCGCGCCATCGCGGCTCAGGTCATCAACGAATGCCGCAGCGATTCGGTGTGCGTCGCGCAGTACGGCGACCTCGCCAAGTGGGTCGCCAAGCTGACCGACGGCGGCGGCGCGCTCCGCCGGACGGCGCAGTTCGGCGCGTCCGATCCGTGGCACACGATCGAGGTCGCCGGCGCGGCGGTGTTGAGCGTCCTCGGCGTCGCGTCGAGCGACGAGGGCATGCGCGCCAGCGTGCCCCGCATCATCACCGAGCTCGCTCAGGACGACACGCTGCACGATGAGTTCGCGTTGCGCGTCTTCCTCGCGGCGGCGATCGACCCGTCGCTGCAGACCGCGTCGCGCCAAACCGCGCCGTTGATCTACTACATCGACCTCTGCGGCGATCGCCCGCAAGGAGAGCCGAAGGCCGGCACCCGCATGCTCTGCGACGCGCTCGGCGTTCCGTTCTCTGGGCCGGAGGCGATCAATCCGGTGAGCAGCGACATTCCGACGCTGTTGATCTCGTCCGGCTACGACGCGCAGACGCCCGCCGCCCTCGCCGATGAAGCCGCGAAGACGTTGTCGCACGCACGCCGCGCTCACTTCGCCAACGCCGGCCACGTCGCGTTCGCGCGGCCGCTCGCCATGGCATGCGCGGCGTTGATCATGGATGCCTTCCTGCGGGACCCGAACGCCGACCCACCCACGTCGTGCATCGGCCGGGTGACGCCCGCATTCCTGCCGCCCATCGACTCGAGGCCGCTCAAGTCGCCCTGA
- a CDS encoding DASS family sodium-coupled anion symporter: MALPLRRPSPEEPQSTAPARTPPAPDTPEPPQPKRLARAISLAIALIIWFIPPPGGLSAQAWHLFAIFAATILSVVIGAFPILTASVFAVAASVLTRTLSAEEAYDSFANPTIVLIIVAFLVARAVVKCGLGQRLGYRAISWFGKSTLGLSYSIFGVDAVISPAFPSNTARSGVLYPLVFSMAEAAGATPDRHDRRRLGQFLMFSGMASLSLSSALWLTAMAGNPLGAEIAKKNGVNIGFGSWLVASAVPTILAMALVPLVLYKIIKPEVTAMPEAPADARRKLAELGPLTRDQKIVGLTFLGMVVLWGLASTLHIDPTAVAFLGLGVMLATNVLTLGDIAHEGDVLATFIWFASLFTLSSQLNKLGFMEYVGDRLATALGGFPVLAAAVVLLIAYVLLHYLFVSQTAHLLALFGVFLGVGVKLGASPSILAFQLLFATNYFAAITPQASSANLLFAGSGYLSQGQLYRLGALHTAFCLLLYLVVGTGWIWLVAR; this comes from the coding sequence ATGGCTCTGCCGCTGCGGCGTCCCTCGCCTGAGGAACCGCAATCCACGGCGCCGGCGAGAACTCCGCCGGCGCCGGACACACCGGAGCCGCCACAACCCAAGCGTCTCGCGCGTGCCATCTCGTTGGCCATCGCGCTGATCATCTGGTTCATTCCGCCGCCCGGGGGCTTGTCCGCGCAGGCGTGGCACTTGTTCGCGATCTTCGCGGCGACGATTCTGTCGGTCGTGATCGGCGCGTTCCCGATCCTCACGGCGTCCGTTTTCGCCGTCGCGGCCTCCGTGCTCACGAGAACGCTCTCGGCCGAGGAGGCCTACGACTCGTTCGCCAACCCGACGATCGTCCTCATCATCGTCGCGTTTCTCGTCGCGCGCGCAGTGGTGAAGTGCGGACTCGGCCAGCGGCTCGGCTATCGCGCGATCAGTTGGTTCGGCAAGTCCACGCTCGGCCTCTCGTACAGCATTTTTGGCGTCGATGCGGTCATCTCGCCGGCCTTCCCGAGCAACACCGCTCGGTCCGGCGTTCTCTACCCCCTCGTGTTCTCGATGGCCGAGGCGGCAGGCGCGACTCCGGATCGGCACGATAGACGACGGCTCGGGCAGTTCTTGATGTTCTCGGGCATGGCAAGCCTATCGCTTTCATCGGCGCTCTGGCTCACCGCCATGGCGGGGAATCCCCTCGGCGCCGAGATCGCCAAGAAGAACGGCGTGAACATCGGATTCGGGTCGTGGCTCGTCGCGTCGGCCGTGCCGACGATTCTCGCGATGGCTCTCGTCCCGCTGGTGCTGTACAAGATCATCAAGCCCGAGGTGACCGCGATGCCGGAGGCGCCCGCCGACGCCCGGCGGAAGCTGGCGGAGCTCGGGCCGCTGACGCGCGACCAAAAGATCGTCGGGCTCACGTTCCTCGGCATGGTGGTGCTGTGGGGACTCGCCAGCACGCTTCACATCGATCCGACCGCAGTCGCGTTCCTCGGACTTGGCGTCATGCTCGCGACGAACGTGCTGACGCTTGGCGACATCGCGCACGAAGGAGATGTCCTCGCGACGTTCATCTGGTTCGCGTCGCTCTTCACGCTGAGCAGCCAGTTGAACAAGCTCGGCTTCATGGAGTACGTCGGTGACCGACTCGCCACGGCGTTGGGAGGATTTCCGGTCCTCGCCGCCGCGGTAGTGCTGCTGATCGCCTATGTGCTCTTGCATTACCTGTTCGTGAGCCAGACCGCGCACCTGCTTGCGCTGTTCGGCGTGTTTCTCGGCGTCGGCGTCAAGCTCGGCGCGTCGCCCTCGATCCTCGCTTTTCAATTGCTCTTCGCAACGAACTATTTCGCGGCGATCACGCCGCAGGCATCGAGCGCGAATCTGCTCTTCGCGGGGAGCGGATATCTGTCCCAGGGCCAGCTGTATCGCCTGGGAGCGCTGCACACCGCGTTCTGTCTGCTGTTGTACCTGGTCGTGGGCACCGGGTGGATCTGGCTGGTCGCCCGGTAA
- a CDS encoding porin, protein MTLPRLALGALVVLSAFGAPRAATGQKPGQSRQDSTRDSILSVELTAGEADNEPMRRNLLRRLEWNLGFTTMHVGGGMLFDWIAYWQDSASKEQFPNLNPQYKFRDGRILFGGRFKTKRPFTWQAGIMYDVATSRWLVRQTGFMVSVPEIYSHFFLGRAKEGFSLNKVMVGYDGWSMERLPFTDATVPLLADGVKWLFYNPNNHLFFNLGAFMDAFSEGQSFSSYNYQFVARAGIDPLAGDTAGKLLHLGMNFRIGDADKDSLRLRSKPEAFPAPYFIDTGKFPASTAYAFGPELYYRLGRVLMGGEYYWQRVHSPQNGNPWFHGGEAVVSWVTTGEARPFNLAGNYFTEVVPDSTVIQGSSGAWAPLVKVSYSNLTNGPIQGGILWRITPMINWYLTDNVRLEFAYGYAILTRFELRGATMFFQSRLQLRL, encoded by the coding sequence ATGACACTTCCCCGACTTGCGCTCGGAGCCCTCGTCGTTCTCTCGGCGTTCGGAGCACCGCGCGCCGCAACCGGGCAAAAGCCGGGACAGAGCCGACAGGACTCCACGCGCGACTCGATCCTGTCGGTGGAACTGACCGCCGGCGAGGCGGACAACGAGCCGATGCGCCGGAACCTGTTACGGCGCCTCGAGTGGAATCTCGGCTTCACGACGATGCACGTCGGCGGCGGGATGCTGTTCGATTGGATCGCCTACTGGCAAGATTCGGCGAGCAAGGAGCAGTTTCCCAACCTGAATCCCCAATACAAGTTTCGGGATGGGCGCATTCTGTTCGGCGGGCGCTTCAAGACGAAGCGGCCGTTCACCTGGCAGGCGGGCATCATGTACGACGTCGCGACGTCGCGCTGGCTCGTCCGCCAGACCGGGTTCATGGTCTCGGTGCCCGAGATCTACAGCCACTTCTTTCTCGGGCGAGCGAAGGAAGGGTTCAGCCTCAACAAGGTAATGGTCGGGTACGACGGCTGGTCGATGGAGCGTCTGCCCTTCACCGACGCGACCGTTCCGTTGCTGGCGGACGGTGTCAAATGGCTGTTTTACAACCCGAACAACCACTTGTTCTTCAACCTGGGCGCGTTCATGGACGCGTTCTCCGAAGGTCAGAGCTTTTCGTCGTACAACTATCAGTTCGTAGCGCGCGCCGGAATCGATCCGCTCGCCGGCGACACGGCCGGCAAGCTGTTGCACCTGGGGATGAACTTCCGCATCGGCGACGCCGACAAAGACTCGCTGCGTCTTCGATCCAAGCCCGAGGCGTTCCCGGCGCCCTACTTCATCGACACCGGAAAATTCCCCGCCAGCACCGCGTACGCGTTCGGCCCCGAGCTCTACTATCGGCTCGGCCGAGTGCTGATGGGCGGCGAATACTACTGGCAGAGGGTTCACTCGCCGCAAAATGGCAATCCGTGGTTTCACGGCGGTGAGGCCGTCGTGAGTTGGGTCACGACGGGCGAGGCTCGGCCCTTCAACCTCGCGGGCAACTACTTCACGGAAGTCGTCCCGGATAGCACCGTGATCCAGGGCTCGTCTGGCGCGTGGGCGCCGCTGGTCAAGGTCTCGTACAGCAATTTGACGAACGGTCCGATCCAGGGCGGCATCCTGTGGCGTATCACGCCCATGATCAACTGGTACCTCACGGACAACGTTCGGCTCGAGTTCGCGTACGGGTACGCGATTCTGACGCGTTTCGAGCTGCGAGGCGCGACGATGTTCTTCCAGTCGCGGTTGCAGCTGCGCCTGTGA
- a CDS encoding aspartate ammonia-lyase, translating into MPATNTRTEHDLLGDFQVPADAYYGVQTARALENFKITDQPLSVFPNFIKALAMVKLAAARANFETDGFSKDILTAIEKACQEIIDGKLHDQFQLDILQGGAGTSTNMNANEVIANRGLELMGKKKGEYKFLDPHDHVNRSQSTNDSYPTAMHIGMALGNAQVIAAFEQLIEAFKAKGQEFKDLLKMGRTQLQDAVPMTLGQEFVAFARTLADEVRALEAVKVVLCEVSMGGTAIGTGLNAPPGYAQKCADHLAKVTHLPVRLANDLIEATQDTQGFVLYSSALKSLAIKLAKVGNDLRLLSSGPRCGLHEINLPATQPGSSIMPGKVNPVIPEVTNMVAYRVIGNDLVVTLSAENGQLQLNAFEPVMAACIFESQKLLVNAADTLRKFCVEGITANKDVLKHYMDSSIGTVTALNPVIGYDKATELAAEALESGEGILEIVREKHILTDAQIDEILSPAALTGSGR; encoded by the coding sequence ATGCCCGCTACGAACACTCGCACCGAACACGACCTTCTCGGTGATTTTCAGGTTCCGGCCGACGCGTACTATGGCGTCCAAACCGCGCGCGCCCTCGAGAATTTCAAGATCACCGATCAACCATTGAGCGTCTTTCCGAACTTCATCAAGGCGCTCGCCATGGTGAAACTCGCGGCGGCGCGGGCGAACTTCGAGACTGACGGTTTTTCCAAGGACATACTGACCGCGATCGAAAAGGCCTGCCAGGAAATCATCGACGGCAAGCTCCACGACCAGTTCCAGCTCGACATTCTCCAGGGCGGCGCGGGCACGTCGACGAACATGAACGCCAACGAGGTGATCGCGAATCGCGGCCTCGAGCTGATGGGCAAGAAGAAAGGCGAGTACAAGTTTCTCGATCCGCACGACCACGTGAACCGGTCGCAGTCGACGAACGACTCGTATCCGACGGCGATGCACATCGGCATGGCGCTCGGCAACGCGCAAGTGATCGCCGCGTTCGAGCAATTGATCGAGGCGTTCAAAGCGAAGGGACAGGAGTTCAAGGATCTGCTCAAGATGGGGCGGACGCAGCTGCAGGACGCCGTCCCCATGACGCTCGGTCAGGAGTTCGTCGCTTTCGCGCGTACGCTGGCCGACGAAGTCCGCGCGCTCGAAGCCGTCAAGGTCGTTCTCTGTGAAGTCAGCATGGGCGGCACGGCCATCGGCACCGGTCTCAACGCGCCGCCAGGCTACGCGCAGAAGTGCGCCGATCATCTGGCGAAGGTCACTCACCTTCCGGTTCGACTCGCCAATGACCTGATCGAGGCAACGCAGGACACGCAGGGTTTCGTGCTCTATTCGTCGGCGCTGAAGAGCCTGGCGATCAAGCTCGCCAAGGTCGGCAACGATCTCCGTCTCTTGTCGTCGGGCCCGCGGTGCGGACTGCACGAAATCAACCTTCCGGCGACGCAGCCCGGCTCGTCGATCATGCCGGGTAAGGTGAATCCAGTGATTCCCGAGGTGACGAACATGGTCGCCTACCGCGTGATCGGAAACGACCTCGTCGTCACGCTCTCCGCCGAGAACGGGCAGCTGCAGCTGAACGCGTTCGAGCCGGTGATGGCGGCCTGCATCTTCGAGTCGCAGAAGCTGCTCGTGAACGCGGCGGACACGCTGCGAAAGTTCTGCGTGGAGGGGATCACGGCCAACAAGGACGTGCTCAAGCACTACATGGATTCGAGCATCGGGACGGTCACGGCGCTCAATCCGGTGATCGGCTACGACAAGGCGACCGAGCTGGCGGCCGAGGCCTTGGAGTCGGGCGAGGGGATACTCGAGATCGTCCGCGAAAAGCACATCCTCACGGACGCGCAGATCGACGAGATTCTGAGCCCCGCGGCACTGACCGGATCGGGACGATAG
- a CDS encoding porin, with the protein MNVRATLIGLGALGVMADASRAQATATSDTLPWNAAVGRFGSVRVGFAFLYDADAYRQSAVNEAQVGSLATVGVVRTGRLILDGTLGSAHRWRYLLAVESNRLEDIDPPEFTLKDLALSIPAGGNVWISVGRQKEGASQDIYLGTRTQPYSERSAGVTAFFPTRNDGLRVWNSGSFAADGRWGWSLGAFDSFLFNGDSFRANGGQYAARIFAAPVADDKTGRVAQLAFDVRATGAQDGFIEFKTKPEVDAAPNFVNTGRIPASSATTIDVEALMQRRSLSFVAELLPTFVAGTPNGTLHFVGWYAGASWRSGGTPRAYDDETGSLSRVELERRKVVCELAARFSSADLTDRSVDGGALERGTLAVAVYAPHDLRVLIDYGFMSLSKNGVGRASSLTARVQWELR; encoded by the coding sequence ATGAACGTCCGGGCAACGCTCATCGGGCTCGGCGCGCTCGGCGTCATGGCCGATGCGTCGCGCGCACAAGCAACGGCTACATCCGACACGCTGCCGTGGAACGCCGCCGTCGGCCGCTTCGGCTCGGTGCGGGTAGGATTCGCCTTCTTATATGATGCAGACGCCTATCGGCAGTCGGCGGTGAACGAAGCGCAGGTCGGTTCGCTGGCGACGGTCGGCGTGGTCCGCACCGGCCGTCTCATTCTCGACGGGACGTTGGGTTCCGCCCACCGATGGCGCTACCTGCTGGCAGTCGAGTCCAACAGGCTCGAAGACATCGACCCCCCGGAGTTCACGCTAAAAGATCTCGCGCTCAGCATTCCCGCCGGCGGGAACGTGTGGATCAGCGTTGGCCGGCAGAAAGAAGGCGCATCTCAAGACATCTATCTCGGGACGCGAACGCAGCCGTACAGCGAACGCTCAGCCGGCGTCACCGCATTTTTCCCCACGCGCAACGACGGACTTCGCGTGTGGAACAGCGGGTCATTCGCTGCTGACGGCCGCTGGGGCTGGTCGCTCGGCGCGTTCGACAGCTTTCTGTTCAACGGGGACTCGTTTCGCGCCAACGGCGGCCAGTACGCCGCACGCATCTTCGCGGCGCCGGTCGCGGACGACAAGACCGGTCGCGTCGCGCAGCTGGCGTTCGATGTCCGCGCGACCGGTGCGCAAGACGGTTTCATCGAGTTCAAGACGAAGCCCGAGGTCGACGCGGCGCCGAACTTCGTCAATACGGGGCGAATTCCGGCGTCGAGCGCGACTACGATCGACGTCGAGGCGCTCATGCAGCGACGGTCGCTTTCGTTCGTCGCCGAGCTACTGCCGACGTTCGTCGCGGGAACGCCGAACGGCACGCTCCACTTCGTCGGGTGGTATGCCGGCGCCAGCTGGCGCTCCGGCGGAACCCCGCGAGCCTACGATGATGAAACCGGCTCGCTGAGCCGCGTCGAGCTGGAACGGCGGAAGGTCGTTTGCGAACTCGCCGCCCGGTTCAGCAGTGCCGATCTCACGGACAGGTCGGTCGACGGCGGCGCGCTCGAGCGCGGAACGCTCGCCGTTGCCGTCTACGCGCCGCACGACCTTCGCGTGCTGATCGATTACGGCTTCATGTCGCTCAGCAAGAACGGCGTCGGGCGCGCGAGCTCGCTCACGGCGCGCGTGCAATGGGAACTGCGCTGA
- a CDS encoding OmpA family protein, translating to MTRTMMLDLQELRRPARNAARLLALLCALAAAPRVHAQNVSTSRPQPTLSYVQGSEAKITGFIINRNGDSLLVRDETTDAISLVTVNDDTRISTPSGTLALGRRRQGEDTLIPGLKVHLKGTGGMGGELVASSILFHASAQNVAEGVAAGTLDMRVFMDSATAANRDSLEAVTRRGRDTLNALIDRARGSIGTINGRIDNLAKFDLSQSRAIFFASGRAQLTPEAKRTLDNMISACKSMNTCVFEVSGFTDSRGSMSLNERLSYWRSQSVVQYLTQTGGIDLRNIATPVGLSETQPIATNATSSGRALNRRVQVRLLFNRALAQ from the coding sequence ATGACAAGAACGATGATGCTCGACTTGCAGGAATTGCGACGCCCGGCCCGCAATGCCGCGCGTCTGCTGGCGCTGCTGTGCGCACTCGCGGCTGCTCCGCGCGTGCATGCGCAGAACGTCTCGACGTCGCGGCCGCAACCGACGCTGAGTTATGTGCAAGGTTCGGAAGCGAAGATCACCGGCTTCATCATCAACCGAAACGGCGACAGCCTGCTCGTGCGTGACGAGACAACTGACGCGATCAGCCTCGTTACGGTCAACGACGACACCAGGATCTCCACGCCGTCGGGCACGTTGGCGCTGGGTCGGCGTCGGCAGGGTGAAGACACGCTCATCCCCGGCCTGAAGGTTCACCTGAAGGGAACGGGCGGCATGGGTGGTGAGCTCGTCGCCTCGTCCATCCTCTTCCACGCCAGCGCGCAGAACGTTGCGGAAGGCGTCGCGGCCGGTACGCTCGACATGCGCGTGTTCATGGACTCGGCGACCGCGGCCAACCGCGACAGCCTCGAGGCCGTGACTCGCCGTGGCCGTGACACGCTCAACGCGCTCATCGATCGTGCACGTGGATCGATCGGCACCATCAACGGTCGCATCGACAACCTCGCGAAGTTCGACCTGTCGCAGTCCCGGGCAATCTTCTTCGCCAGCGGCCGCGCCCAGCTGACTCCTGAAGCCAAGCGCACGCTCGACAACATGATCTCGGCGTGCAAGAGCATGAACACCTGCGTGTTCGAGGTCTCGGGCTTCACGGATTCTCGCGGCAGCATGTCGCTCAACGAGCGCCTCAGCTATTGGCGTTCGCAGTCGGTCGTGCAGTACCTGACGCAGACCGGCGGCATCGACCTTCGCAACATCGCCACTCCGGTCGGCCTCTCGGAAACACAGCCGATTGCTACGAACGCAACATCTAGTGGCCGTGCGCTGAACCGTCGCGTGCAAGTCCGGTTGCTCTTCAACCGCGCGCTCGCTCAGTGA
- a CDS encoding type II asparaginase, translating into MRKRNLVPMFMVFVASASVYAQGGTAGGTVSIDTMSLPKVVVLATGGTIAGAAKSNVTAGYSSGQVGVDELLAAVPEAKRLARLSGEQVSNIGSQDMNDEVWMKLATRVNQILAQPDVSGVVITHGTDTIEETGYFLNLVVKSAKPVVLTASMRPSTALSADGPLNFFNAVAVAADKQAPNHGVLIVVNDWIHGAASLTKTSTTAVQTFLSPLSGLIGTVNYGKIEWYRGPVGKNTVNSEFSVDATTTLPRVDVIMATENMDGTLINAAAAAGAKGIVIAGVGNGNMTKAALDALAAQAKRGIVCVRSTRVTTGEVGRNVEVKDDSLHLVASLAHNPQKSRVLLRLALLKTSDPMTIQRYFDEY; encoded by the coding sequence ATGCGGAAAAGGAATCTGGTCCCGATGTTCATGGTGTTCGTTGCGTCGGCGAGCGTGTACGCACAGGGCGGCACGGCGGGCGGAACGGTGTCCATCGACACGATGTCGTTGCCGAAGGTGGTCGTGCTCGCGACCGGCGGCACGATCGCGGGCGCGGCGAAGAGCAACGTGACCGCGGGGTATTCGAGCGGCCAGGTGGGCGTCGATGAGCTCCTCGCGGCAGTCCCCGAGGCGAAGCGCCTCGCGCGGTTGAGCGGCGAGCAGGTCTCGAACATCGGCTCGCAGGACATGAACGACGAAGTCTGGATGAAGCTGGCAACGCGCGTCAACCAGATTCTCGCCCAGCCGGACGTCAGCGGCGTGGTCATCACGCACGGCACCGACACGATCGAGGAGACCGGGTACTTCCTCAATCTCGTCGTCAAGTCGGCGAAGCCGGTGGTGCTGACGGCGTCGATGCGGCCGTCGACGGCGCTCTCGGCGGACGGACCGTTGAATTTCTTCAACGCCGTCGCGGTGGCAGCCGACAAACAAGCGCCAAACCACGGCGTGCTCATCGTCGTCAATGACTGGATTCACGGCGCGGCGTCGCTCACGAAGACGAGCACCACCGCGGTGCAGACGTTCCTGTCGCCGCTGTCCGGCCTGATCGGCACGGTGAACTACGGCAAGATCGAGTGGTACCGCGGGCCCGTCGGCAAGAATACCGTGAACTCGGAGTTCTCCGTCGACGCGACGACGACTTTGCCGCGAGTGGACGTGATCATGGCCACGGAAAACATGGACGGCACGCTGATCAACGCGGCGGCCGCGGCGGGGGCGAAAGGAATCGTGATCGCCGGCGTCGGCAACGGCAACATGACCAAGGCCGCGCTCGACGCGCTCGCGGCGCAGGCCAAGCGCGGCATCGTGTGCGTCCGCTCGACGCGTGTCACGACGGGGGAAGTGGGTCGCAACGTCGAAGTCAAAGACGACAGCCTGCACTTGGTCGCATCGCTCGCCCACAACCCGCAGAAGTCCCGCGTGCTCTTGCGGCTGGCACTGCTGAAAACGTCAGACCCGATGACGATCCAGCGCTACTTCGACGAATACTGA